The Alnus glutinosa chromosome 10, dhAlnGlut1.1, whole genome shotgun sequence DNA window CACTTCAGCATCTAGTATAGCTTCTTCAATCAAGTTGTTGAGGGATTCCCTTCGCCATTGTAACATGTACTgaaggttaaaacaaaaacaaagacaaaggaagaagttaaataaaaataaaataaaaactagttgaATCAAATTGAATGTGACCAGCAATAATTGGGTTTGGTTTGGGCCGGGTTCAATTCTAGTTGAAATTGAACTCGTTGAAATTAGAATACGTCTCACAATAGGACATAAAGAGCACATGTCCCAATGCCAACGAATCCAACTCGAACTAAAACTGAACACAAGTCGAATCACAATAGTAAGAGAAATGAACGTTTCTTACATTTATATTGTATTTTGGTATCATCCAAGACTGCAATTTGAGCTTTTTGAAGGTGATGCTCTCTAGAACAAATGTCTGGCCATAGTTCGAAGTTAGAATCAGAGACCATAGTAGTGTCACAGGCCACATCGACCACAGGTACCATTTGGACGTGTGGGGCCTTGAGGCCAAGGAGGCAAATCCTAGCCGTAGATGATAGATGGACTCTGGTGTCGTTAGATGCGATAAATGTACCACATCAGGTAACTCTTCACGTCTTTTTAGTGAAGCCTCGTATAGAGCATCTGAGGATTTGTCCATGGTTCCATACATGTGATCATATATAGGCATGAAAAGTGAATAGTTGGTGCGGAATTTGGTATGATGTAGTGAATGAAATCTGTTGAGTCAAAAAATTTAGATTATAATTTCCTGAAATTCATATAATGAAAACAACAATAATAGAGATAATAatagaaataaattttgattagtTGATTGATTAGGCATAGGTCAATTGTTTAAAAGGACTGAAACTTAAAAGTATTCTATAATGAACGTAGTTCAGATATATGGTTCATCAATGGTGATGGACATGTTCTCAAAATACtatggtttctttttttcttttcttttcttttttaaaaaaaaaaattagaaatgtTTTCAAAGATTAAGGTATGGATATTTTTGCAGATTCTGTTAAGTTTTGACCAACATTTAAAtccttgcaaatttttttattttttcttttccttaagaaaaaaaatggggtattttgaaaattttaacaggatttaacagaaaattcaaacagagggttaaaattgaaatttttttttttgaaagatggacgtcctaaattgacactttttaaagtttgagtacttaattgcaaaagtgaaaaaagatcagggggttataagtgaaattttttcaaaacaatatatgaaatgCATAGAACTAGTCCGATCGATAGGATTTGACGTGTTTAAGTGGctaacacctttttttttttttgaattgactcatatatatgaaaagtcacttaaaacacgttacgTCAGCTAGTGTAAAATTGGTGAAGATTAGCATTACTTTATCAACattcatcacttcattattTACTATATTTATTACTATTTATCATCTTATCATTACTTTccataaaaaacaataaatatggtaaatattaattaaattttaaaacaactgttgggatttgaaaaatatactaaaaatcCAATCCAACAAAGCATATATATAACATTGAAAAGAGAATGCAAGGTTATATATGTGGATGACTTACGAAGGGGTGTACATGAAGTATTTGAGCGGGGGAAAGACAGTGAAGAGCCACTTTGGAATGAGCTCGAGATTGCAGTGACCCAAGTTGTTCATGAAGTCAATATATGTGATATAACCGAAGTAGGATGCTATTGAGGCTGTCCCCGCGAACGATGTTGTCAACAATGGTATCGCGAAGAGTATGAAATACGCTATGTGTTCTGCAAACGGATGGATCACAGCTGCCATGCATATATATGTGAACATCAAGTTATTACTAATTAACCTCATTCTTGATTGaacataaaaattacaaaactaacaagtgtaatttctttttcttgaatcatGCTGTACGGCCAGAGTTGTCAAAATAGTACTGTTATTCTTCTTAATAATATATGATGGACGATATGGCTTTGATTTATATATGTTCTGTGGGCATGTGTGCACGTATTAAATAATCACTTATTTTAAAGGTTtaagcttataaaaaaatagtttatttaatatatcatttaCCTAATATTCTCACATCCCTTCGCATGTGAGATTAAACTCATTCTTAATAAGTGAGATTCAATAAGCATGTAGaatattcatttcaaatttgaGAAGTGAAAACAAGTGAGAGAAGAGTAGAGATGGTTATCATACGGTGCCAATAATAATTATGGCTTTTCCTTTGGCAACCGATTCAGTTATTTAACTTATTTCGAGTTTGATGGAGAATTTTTGGAGTAGATATAAATAATTGATGCCATACAAAACAGATAgaacttttgaaatttttgtatagaaaagtgattttttttttttttttttgttagtagtgattttgtgtttgaataataatattaaattattgatatgatataaaaaataacaatattttgaggttgtgttttttttaaaaaaaccttgCATCAAAATCGAGGTAATTAACCCAATCGGTTACCAAACACGTACAACCAATATCTTTGCTTGTGAGGTAAAGATTTTTTAAgtgagttttgtttttgaataataaaaaaaagttattaatataatataaagtagaaagaatttgtatgaaaaagttttaaaaaattagttttgtagtgagtatttttgtttgaataataatttatgtaatataaaaagttaaaaaagttaaaatgttttaaagttgaatTTCTTAAGAAAAATTGAAGGTGAAGGCAAAAACCTTTGCCTTTTccgtctcttttttcttttttacgtATTTTTAAGTGTTCATTCTAAAGTACCTATCTTCTTTCTAACGTGAcatctaaaattatttttgaataaaatattaagtaaaaatatatataatattcaatgataatttttaccGACCGAACCCTTAATTAAACATGTAAtatttgtatattatatataatataatataatatatatatacgtacgtaAAAAAATGTAGTATCTTACAGGTAATTGGTTCAGTAACAATGGAAGAATGGTGGTGGGAATGATAGCGAGAGTAAAGGTAATGGTGGTGCAATGCTCTGTGAAGCCAGTAGTAGAGGAACTCCACTGGACCCGCATGAAGCAGAGTTGCCATAACCACACCATCACTTCTCCAGAAGGGTAGGTTATGAGTCCCTGGAAGATTAATCATATAGCCTACGTAAAATAGTACTCCATTGAACAAGATCTGATCATCCCTGTCAACAAAATATCCGTCAAATCATGCATGTGTCAATTGATGATCATGCAAGTAGATTAATTTCTGAATGAAGCTACTAATTACTTACCAGCCCCTTTCTCTATCAACCTGCTCGAATTCGATACCTTTGTCCACGATCCTATTATTGCCTTTGGCTGTTCGGTAACGGGATAGAGAAATCCATATCTGGTTGTGCAGCATCCTCACCAAAAGGAATGGAAGTATGAGGAAGTACACGGGGTCTCTCTCACTTTCTCCCTTTACCATGAGCGAGTAAGTACTATGAACCGCCCATGGAGCCAAAATCACGTACTTAATTCCCAACAGGAGAACACAAAATTAAGgaaattaagttaaaaaaagtacgttaaaagaacaaagatcGATGCTTTATGAAGATCAGTGTAATGAACCAATATATATGACCTAATAATTTGTACATCAAACTTGACCATAAACTGCAAGCATGTCCAATACCTTGA harbors:
- the LOC133880012 gene encoding very-long-chain aldehyde decarbonylase CER1-like; its protein translation is MATKPGILTDWPWKPLGSFKYVILAPWAVHSTYSLMVKGESERDPVYFLILPFLLVRMLHNQIWISLSRYRTAKGNNRIVDKGIEFEQVDRERGWDDQILFNGVLFYVGYMINLPGTHNLPFWRSDGVVMATLLHAGPVEFLYYWLHRALHHHYLYSRYHSHHHSSIVTEPITSVIHPFAEHIAYFILFAIPLLTTSFAGTASIASYFGYITYIDFMNNLGHCNLELIPKWLFTVFPPLKYFMYTPSFHSLHHTKFRTNYSLFMPIYDHMYGTMDKSSDALYEASLKRREELPDVVHLSHLTTPESIYHLRLGFASLASRPHTSKWYLWSMWPVTLLWSLILTSNYGQTFVLESITFKKLKLQSWMIPKYNINYMLQWRRESLNNLIEEAILDAEVRGVKVLSLGLLNQGEELNKNGELYIQKYPHLKIKLVDGSSLVVAVVLNSIPKGTTQVFLRGNLTKVAYAIADALCEMGIQVALPYKDEYEKLQLRLTTKVKNSLILSTSFADQKTWLVGDGWNENEQLKALKGTLFIPFSQFPPKKMRKDCFFYSTPAMITPTSFINMHSCENWLPRKVISAWRIAGILHALEGWNVNECGNTLLNIEDVWRASLRHGFRSFIVPV